A region of Nocardioides sp. JS614 DNA encodes the following proteins:
- a CDS encoding STAS domain-containing protein, with the protein MIEFAVETTAEGVGVVTPKGRLNMSSARGLKEVLDDLVSGGTVRIVVDLAETTFLDSSGLGALIAGLKAARQAGGDLRVARPTESVTTVFKLTNLDRVLRPRDTVEGAFDA; encoded by the coding sequence ATGATCGAGTTCGCCGTCGAGACGACCGCCGAGGGCGTCGGCGTCGTCACCCCGAAGGGACGTCTGAACATGTCCTCGGCCCGCGGTCTCAAGGAGGTGCTCGACGACCTGGTCAGCGGCGGGACCGTGCGGATCGTCGTGGACCTGGCGGAGACGACCTTCCTCGACTCGTCGGGGCTGGGGGCCCTGATCGCCGGGCTCAAGGCCGCCCGGCAGGCTGGCGGGGACCTGCGCGTCGCGCGGCCGACCGAGAGCGTGACCACGGTCTTCAAGCTCACCAACCTGGACCGGGTGCTGCGTCCCCGCGACACCGTGGAGGGCGCGTTCGATGCCTGA
- a CDS encoding ATP-binding protein yields the protein MPEHRTRPDDDHGRLELSAPATPETMELVHAVLEQLWTQHDEVSMVDRIRFETAVIEILGNIVEHAYRLDAGGSERRFDVSLVVTDEELVASFGDDGTPPALDLSDVTMPDEDAESGRGLALAMAAVDNLSYDRVEGRNHWHLTCLRRSD from the coding sequence ATGCCTGAGCACCGCACCCGGCCGGACGACGACCACGGTCGCCTGGAGCTGTCCGCCCCGGCGACGCCGGAGACCATGGAGCTCGTCCATGCGGTGCTCGAGCAGCTGTGGACGCAGCACGACGAGGTCTCCATGGTCGACCGGATCCGCTTCGAGACAGCCGTGATCGAGATCCTCGGCAACATCGTCGAGCACGCGTACCGGCTCGACGCGGGTGGCTCCGAGCGCCGGTTCGACGTGTCCCTCGTGGTCACTGACGAGGAGCTGGTGGCGTCCTTCGGCGACGACGGCACGCCGCCGGCCCTCGACCTGAGCGACGTCACGATGCCCGACGAGGACGCGGAGTCCGGGCGCGGTCTCGCCCTGGCGATGGCCGCGGTCGACAACCTCTCCTACGACCGGGTGGAGGGCCGCAACCACTGGCACCTCACGTGCCTCCGGCGGTCGGACTGA
- a CDS encoding MFS transporter, protein MTPSLRSPYAVWGVGLLVYLVAVFHRSSLAVAGLAATDRFDITAAQLATFTMLQLLVYAGLQIPVGLLVDRFGPRSVLLTGTLLLTGAQVGFALASTYSLALLARVFVGMGDAMTFICVLRLVSTWFPGRRIPLITQLTGTFGQLGAIAAAVPMTWALRDLGWTTAYLIAASLGVLLTVALLAVVRDAPHLTHLRGPTMSLAAVRASLTASWAHPGTRLGFWMHFVTPFSATALSLLWGYPFFVLGEGRSPTTAGVLLTIMVVAVMCAGPVLGWLVGAHPWQRSTMVLTIVGSVVAVWTVVLAWPGDAPLWLLVLLVVVVGVGGPASMIGFDLGRTSNPDERFASASGIINQGGFLASLLLVIAIGVILDWRTPGTSSAYGPSAFRWAMSAQYVLWAVGLTQVYRYRVRARRVVDRDELEGVNKTPAG, encoded by the coding sequence GTGACGCCGAGCCTCCGCAGCCCGTACGCGGTCTGGGGGGTCGGCCTCCTCGTCTACCTGGTGGCCGTCTTCCACCGCTCGTCGCTGGCGGTCGCCGGCCTCGCGGCCACCGACCGGTTCGACATCACCGCCGCCCAGCTGGCGACGTTCACGATGCTGCAGCTGCTGGTGTACGCCGGCCTCCAGATCCCGGTCGGCCTGCTCGTGGACCGGTTCGGGCCGCGCAGCGTGCTGCTGACCGGAACCCTGCTGCTCACCGGGGCGCAGGTCGGCTTCGCGCTGGCCTCGACCTACAGCCTGGCGCTGCTGGCCCGGGTCTTCGTCGGGATGGGCGACGCGATGACCTTCATCTGCGTGCTCCGACTGGTGAGCACCTGGTTCCCGGGCCGGCGGATCCCGCTGATCACCCAGCTGACCGGCACCTTCGGCCAGCTCGGCGCGATCGCGGCCGCGGTGCCGATGACCTGGGCGCTGCGGGACCTGGGGTGGACGACCGCCTACCTGATCGCCGCGTCACTCGGCGTCCTCCTCACCGTCGCGCTGCTGGCTGTGGTGCGCGACGCCCCACACCTGACCCACCTGCGCGGTCCGACGATGTCCCTGGCCGCCGTCCGCGCCAGCCTGACCGCCTCCTGGGCCCATCCCGGCACCCGGCTCGGCTTCTGGATGCACTTCGTGACGCCGTTCAGCGCGACGGCGCTCAGCCTGCTGTGGGGCTACCCGTTCTTCGTGCTCGGGGAGGGGCGGAGCCCCACGACGGCAGGCGTGCTCCTGACGATCATGGTGGTGGCGGTCATGTGCGCCGGCCCGGTCCTGGGCTGGCTCGTCGGTGCCCATCCGTGGCAGCGCTCGACGATGGTGCTGACGATCGTGGGCTCGGTCGTCGCGGTCTGGACGGTGGTGCTGGCCTGGCCGGGGGACGCGCCACTGTGGTTGCTGGTCCTGCTGGTCGTCGTGGTCGGCGTCGGTGGCCCGGCCTCGATGATCGGCTTCGACCTCGGGCGCACGTCGAACCCCGACGAGCGCTTCGCCAGCGCGAGCGGGATCATCAACCAGGGCGGCTTCCTGGCCAGCCTGCTGCTGGTGATCGCGATCGGCGTCATCCTCGACTGGCGCACCCCGGGGACGAGCTCGGCGTACGGCCCGTCCGCGTTCCGCTGGGCGATGAGCGCCCAGTACGTGCTGTGGGCCGTGGGGCTCACCCAGGTCTACCGCTACCGGGTCCGGGCCCGTCGCGTGGTCGACCGCGACGAGCTCGAGGGCGTGAACAAGACTCCGGCCGGCTGA
- a CDS encoding VOC family protein, whose protein sequence is MTAAKQVQVTFDCADPRALSLFWNEVLGYELPPPPPGFDSWDAFSASLPPELRNSASASEDPAGAGPRLFFQRVSEGKSVKNRVHLDVRAAPGLQGEERMTTLEAECERLVALGATRVERFEPAPPMDAGHIVMRDPEGNEFCLD, encoded by the coding sequence GTGACCGCCGCCAAGCAGGTGCAGGTGACCTTCGACTGCGCCGATCCACGGGCGCTGTCGCTGTTCTGGAACGAGGTGCTCGGCTACGAGCTCCCGCCGCCACCTCCGGGCTTCGACTCGTGGGATGCGTTCTCCGCGTCGCTGCCGCCCGAGCTGCGCAACAGCGCCTCGGCCTCCGAGGACCCCGCCGGCGCCGGGCCGCGCCTGTTCTTCCAGCGGGTGTCGGAGGGCAAGTCGGTGAAGAACCGGGTCCACCTCGACGTCCGCGCCGCCCCCGGCCTGCAGGGCGAGGAGCGGATGACCACGCTCGAGGCCGAGTGCGAGCGCCTGGTCGCCCTCGGCGCCACGCGAGTCGAGCGCTTCGAGCCCGCCCCGCCGATGGATGCCGGCCACATCGTGATGCGCGACCCCGAGGGCAACGAGTTCTGCCTGGACTGA
- the uvrB gene encoding excinuclease ABC subunit UvrB — MRPVTDLERRVAPFKVVSDYQPSGDQPAAIKEITQRLRAGVQDVVLLGATGTGKTATVAWVAEQVQRPMLVMQPNKTLAAQFANELRQLFPDNAIEYFVSYYDYYQPEAYVPQTDTYIEKDSSINEEVERLRHSATNSLLTRRDVIVVSTVSCIYGLGTPQEYVDRMVRLKVGEEHDRDSILRRLVEIQYTRNDMTFTRGTFRVRGDTLEIFPVYEEMAIRIEFFGDEIERMMTLHPVTGEVVTEDEELYIFPATHYVAGPERMERAIRGIELELEDQLATFERQGKLLEAQRLRMRTTYDVEMMRQVGSCSGIENYSMHIDGRTRGSAPNCLLDYFPEDFVLVIDESHVAVPQIGGMYEGDMSRKRNLVDHGFRLPSAMDNRPLRWEEFLDRIGQTIYLSATPGDYELDKVGGDTVEQIIRPTGLVDPEVVVKPTKGQIDDLIHEINLRVEKNERVLVTTLTKKMSEDLTDYLLDAGVRTRYLHSEVDTLKRIELLRDLRLGQYDVLVGINLLREGLDLPEVSLVAILDADKEGFLRSDKSLIQTIGRAARNVSGQVHMYADRITPSMEAAIDETNRRRAKQVAYNTAHGIDPTPLRKKIADITDMLAREEESTQELLDTWQHLDPKHRKAPVPGLSRIAGGEAGQHTADLAGLPSAELAQLIQELTDQMKGAAAELHFEVAARLRDEIGDLKKELRQMMSAGAK, encoded by the coding sequence ATGCGACCAGTCACGGATCTCGAGCGCCGGGTGGCCCCGTTCAAGGTGGTCTCGGACTACCAGCCGTCCGGCGACCAGCCGGCGGCGATCAAGGAGATCACCCAGCGGCTCCGGGCGGGCGTCCAGGACGTCGTGCTGCTGGGCGCCACCGGGACCGGCAAGACCGCGACCGTGGCCTGGGTCGCCGAGCAGGTGCAGCGGCCGATGCTGGTCATGCAGCCGAACAAGACGCTGGCCGCGCAGTTCGCCAACGAGCTGCGCCAGCTCTTCCCCGACAACGCGATCGAGTACTTCGTCTCCTACTACGACTACTACCAGCCCGAGGCGTACGTCCCCCAGACCGACACCTACATCGAGAAGGACTCCTCGATCAACGAGGAGGTGGAGCGGCTGCGCCACTCCGCGACCAACAGCCTGCTCACCCGGCGGGACGTGATCGTGGTCAGCACGGTCTCCTGCATCTACGGCCTCGGCACCCCGCAGGAGTACGTCGACCGGATGGTCCGGCTCAAGGTGGGGGAGGAGCACGACCGCGACTCGATCCTGCGCCGCCTGGTCGAGATCCAGTACACCCGCAACGACATGACGTTCACCCGCGGCACCTTCCGGGTCCGCGGTGACACCCTCGAGATCTTCCCGGTCTACGAGGAGATGGCGATCCGGATCGAGTTCTTCGGCGACGAGATCGAGCGGATGATGACGCTGCACCCGGTGACCGGCGAGGTCGTCACCGAGGACGAGGAGCTCTACATCTTCCCCGCCACCCACTACGTCGCCGGGCCCGAGCGGATGGAGCGCGCGATCCGCGGCATCGAGCTCGAGCTGGAGGACCAGCTCGCGACGTTCGAGCGGCAGGGCAAGCTGCTCGAGGCGCAGCGGCTGCGGATGCGCACGACGTACGACGTCGAGATGATGCGCCAGGTCGGCTCGTGCTCGGGGATCGAGAACTACTCGATGCACATCGACGGCCGCACCCGCGGCTCGGCGCCCAACTGCCTGCTCGACTACTTCCCCGAGGACTTCGTGCTGGTGATCGACGAGTCGCATGTCGCGGTCCCCCAGATCGGCGGCATGTACGAAGGCGACATGTCCCGCAAGCGCAACCTGGTCGACCACGGCTTCCGGCTGCCGAGTGCGATGGACAACCGGCCGCTGCGCTGGGAGGAGTTCCTCGACCGGATCGGCCAGACCATCTACCTCTCCGCGACCCCCGGCGACTACGAGCTCGACAAGGTCGGCGGTGACACCGTGGAGCAGATCATCCGCCCCACCGGCCTGGTCGACCCCGAGGTCGTCGTCAAGCCGACCAAGGGTCAGATCGACGACCTGATCCACGAGATCAACCTGCGCGTGGAGAAGAACGAGCGGGTGCTGGTCACCACCCTGACCAAGAAGATGTCCGAGGACCTCACCGACTACCTCCTCGACGCCGGCGTGCGGACCCGGTACCTCCACTCCGAGGTGGACACCCTCAAGCGGATCGAGCTGCTGCGTGACCTGCGACTGGGGCAGTACGACGTGCTGGTCGGCATCAACCTGCTGCGCGAGGGCCTGGACCTGCCCGAGGTGTCCCTGGTGGCGATCCTGGACGCCGACAAGGAGGGCTTCCTGCGCTCGGACAAGTCGCTGATCCAGACGATCGGCCGCGCGGCCCGCAACGTGTCCGGCCAGGTGCACATGTACGCCGACCGGATCACGCCGTCGATGGAGGCGGCGATCGACGAGACCAACCGGCGCCGCGCCAAGCAGGTCGCCTACAACACTGCCCACGGCATCGACCCGACCCCGCTGCGCAAGAAGATCGCCGACATCACCGACATGCTCGCCCGCGAGGAGGAGAGCACCCAGGAGCTGCTCGACACCTGGCAGCACCTCGACCCCAAGCACCGCAAGGCCCCGGTGCCCGGCCTCTCGCGGATCGCCGGCGGCGAGGCGGGCCAGCACACCGCCGACCTCGCGGGGCTGCCGAGCGCCGAGCTCGCCCAGCTGATCCAGGAGCTGACCGACCAGATGAAGGGCGCGGCCGCCGAGCTGCACTTCGAGGTCGCCGCCCGGCTCCGCGACGAGATCGGCGACCTCAAGAAGGAGCTGCGGCAGATGATGTCGGCAGGTGCGAAGTGA
- a CDS encoding phospholipase D-like domain-containing protein, with amino-acid sequence MSRLSIAAERVIRVMRRTLLTVFGIQLALAIVMTLVDSYRRRGKRPKPFPVTAPRSVPVGDGTVTTYTYGQDLFEAMLTAIAGAQRQILFETYIWKGDEVGERFKTALAAAADRGVEVYSIYDGFANLVVSPRFKRFPRNMKVLRYPAYPAGLRFFDLRRYGRDHRKILVVDDAVGFVGGYNIGAAYATEWRDTHVRITGPGVWDLKRAVADFWNLNRRRRLGSSERPLLLETASEWEPRIRIHRNVPRLWMFPIRSIYIEAISRASTNVWMTQAYFLPDQDFVDAMKDAARRGVDVRLLLPHKSNHIVADWLSRGYFSQLLDSGVRIFRFRDAMVHAKTATIDGTWSTVGTANIDRLSLTGNYEINVEIIEPAFAEVMEEIYRTDESNSLELTRSEWEARDLHRKFTEMILGPLRPLL; translated from the coding sequence GTGAGCCGCCTGTCGATCGCCGCCGAGCGGGTGATCCGGGTCATGCGACGCACCCTGCTCACCGTGTTCGGCATCCAGCTGGCGCTGGCGATCGTGATGACGCTGGTCGACTCCTACCGCCGGCGCGGCAAGCGGCCCAAGCCGTTCCCGGTCACCGCGCCGCGCAGCGTGCCCGTGGGCGACGGCACGGTCACGACGTACACCTATGGCCAGGACCTGTTCGAGGCGATGCTCACCGCGATCGCCGGCGCCCAGCGCCAGATCCTCTTCGAGACCTACATCTGGAAGGGCGACGAGGTCGGCGAGCGGTTCAAGACCGCGCTGGCCGCCGCCGCCGACCGGGGCGTGGAGGTCTACTCCATCTACGACGGGTTCGCGAACCTCGTGGTCTCGCCGCGGTTCAAGCGCTTCCCGCGGAACATGAAGGTGCTGCGCTACCCCGCCTACCCGGCCGGGCTGCGCTTCTTCGACCTGCGCCGCTACGGCCGCGACCACCGCAAGATCCTGGTCGTCGACGACGCGGTCGGCTTCGTCGGCGGCTACAACATCGGGGCGGCGTACGCCACGGAGTGGCGCGACACCCACGTGCGCATCACCGGGCCCGGCGTGTGGGACCTCAAGCGGGCGGTCGCGGACTTCTGGAACCTCAACCGGCGCCGCCGGCTCGGCTCCAGCGAGCGACCGCTGCTGCTCGAGACCGCCTCCGAGTGGGAGCCACGGATCCGGATCCACCGCAACGTCCCGCGACTGTGGATGTTCCCGATCCGCTCGATCTACATCGAGGCGATCAGCCGGGCCTCGACCAACGTCTGGATGACCCAGGCCTACTTCCTGCCCGACCAGGACTTCGTCGACGCGATGAAGGACGCGGCCCGCCGCGGCGTCGACGTCCGACTGCTGCTGCCGCACAAGTCCAACCACATCGTGGCCGACTGGCTCTCCCGCGGCTACTTCTCGCAGCTGCTGGACTCCGGGGTCCGGATCTTCCGGTTCCGGGACGCGATGGTGCACGCGAAGACCGCCACCATCGACGGCACCTGGTCGACCGTCGGCACGGCCAACATCGACCGGCTCAGCCTCACCGGCAACTACGAGATCAACGTCGAGATCATCGAGCCGGCCTTCGCGGAGGTCATGGAGGAGATCTACCGCACCGACGAGTCCAACTCGCTCGAGCTCACCCGCTCCGAGTGGGAGGCCCGCGACCTGCACCGCAAGTTCACCGAGATGATTCTCGGGCCGCTGCGGCCGCTGCTGTGA
- a CDS encoding carboxymuconolactone decarboxylase family protein: MSARTTPARVRPGGLREVGPFVTAFAWLAGRVSGTVPPAVFLTLGRNRRLFWGWLFFAGRLMPGGRLPRRDTELVILRVAVLTGSEYEHTQHARLARRAGLDAAAVDRASDGPDAPGWTPRQALLLQATDELHHTRDLSDPTWAALRAELDERLCIELLMLVGHYEMLSTTLTALRVQPDAARGTGR, from the coding sequence ATGAGCGCCCGCACCACGCCGGCGCGCGTCCGCCCCGGCGGCCTTCGTGAGGTCGGACCGTTCGTGACGGCCTTCGCGTGGCTCGCGGGCCGGGTCAGCGGCACCGTGCCGCCGGCGGTCTTCCTCACGCTCGGCCGGAACCGCCGGCTGTTCTGGGGCTGGCTGTTCTTCGCCGGCCGGCTGATGCCGGGTGGCCGGCTGCCGCGGCGCGACACCGAGCTGGTGATCCTGCGGGTCGCGGTGCTCACCGGTTCGGAGTACGAGCACACCCAGCACGCGCGGCTGGCCCGCCGGGCCGGCCTCGATGCCGCGGCCGTCGACCGGGCGAGCGACGGCCCGGACGCGCCGGGCTGGACCCCGCGGCAGGCGCTGCTGCTGCAGGCGACCGACGAGCTCCACCACACCCGGGACCTCTCCGACCCGACCTGGGCGGCGCTGCGTGCGGAGCTCGACGAGCGCCTGTGCATCGAGCTGCTGATGCTCGTCGGCCACTACGAGATGCTCTCGACCACCCTCACCGCGCTGCGCGTGCAGCCGGACGCGGCGCGGGGGACCGGGCGGTGA
- a CDS encoding SDR family oxidoreductase yields MVRRRCTFVRSRPRDLQDANVFVTGAASGIGRATAELLGRQGARLHLTDVDAPRLAEFAEHLRACGSTVVLAVPADIADYDAVRALAAEVTAASGAMDAVLNVAGIAIWGTVSAMEHDQWRRLVEVNLMGPVHVLETLVPEMVDAGRGGWVVNVSSAAGIIGMPWHAGYSATKFGLRGISEVLRFDLRPHGIHVCLVCPGGVDTGLTETVRIAGVDTASPAFERARARFRRRAVTPEAAAEAIVRGMLRRRYWVYTSLDIRLVHAVQRWCPPAYALMMTVLNRGANRALPAVARARRADRAA; encoded by the coding sequence GTGGTGAGGCGCCGTTGCACCTTCGTGCGCAGCCGACCACGTGACCTGCAGGACGCCAACGTGTTCGTGACCGGCGCCGCCAGCGGCATCGGCCGGGCCACCGCCGAGCTGCTCGGTCGTCAGGGGGCCCGGCTGCACCTCACCGACGTCGACGCGCCGCGGCTGGCCGAGTTCGCCGAGCACCTGCGGGCCTGCGGGAGCACCGTGGTGCTGGCCGTACCCGCCGACATCGCCGACTACGACGCCGTCCGCGCGCTCGCGGCGGAGGTCACGGCGGCCTCCGGCGCGATGGACGCGGTCCTCAACGTCGCGGGCATCGCGATCTGGGGGACCGTCTCCGCGATGGAGCACGACCAGTGGCGGCGGCTCGTCGAGGTCAACCTGATGGGTCCGGTCCACGTGCTCGAGACCCTGGTCCCCGAGATGGTCGACGCCGGCCGCGGCGGGTGGGTCGTCAACGTCTCGTCGGCAGCCGGCATCATCGGGATGCCGTGGCACGCCGGCTACAGCGCGACCAAGTTCGGCCTGCGCGGCATCTCCGAGGTGCTCCGCTTCGACCTCCGCCCGCACGGCATCCACGTCTGCCTGGTCTGCCCGGGCGGCGTCGACACCGGGCTCACCGAGACCGTGCGGATCGCCGGCGTCGACACCGCGAGCCCCGCCTTCGAGCGCGCGCGGGCCCGGTTCCGTCGGCGCGCGGTGACCCCCGAGGCGGCGGCCGAGGCGATCGTGCGCGGCATGCTCCGGCGCCGCTACTGGGTCTACACCTCGCTCGACATCCGGCTGGTGCACGCGGTGCAGCGCTGGTGCCCGCCGGCGTACGCGCTGATGATGACCGTCCTCAACCGCGGCGCGAACCGGGCGCTGCCCGCCGTCGCCCGCGCCCGGCGCGCGGACCGTGCGGCATGA
- a CDS encoding DNA-3-methyladenine glycosylase family protein yields the protein MDGRVREWRPEWPCPVGSVLGVHRRGAGDPTYRIEGDTHLRGIRTHDGPATLAVRTRPRDGVVHAEAWGPGADRALDSLPALLGADDDVSGFDPDLHPLVAEGWRRYAHWRLGRTGLVMESLVPAIIEQKVTGQEAFAGFRMLVHRYGERAPGPGHDRKLWVQPDPATLRRIPSWEWLRLHVDPARSRALVSAARVADALERTAGLPGEEVERRLTSLPGIGVWTAAEVRQRAHGDPDAVSFGDYHVAKDLGWAVAGRPFSDDEMAEFLEPWRPHRGRVPVLVALVAGRRERHGPRMAPRTHLPARVIRRRGT from the coding sequence ATGGACGGACGGGTGCGCGAGTGGCGACCGGAGTGGCCGTGCCCGGTCGGGTCGGTCCTCGGCGTGCACCGGCGTGGGGCCGGCGATCCGACGTACCGCATCGAGGGCGACACCCATCTGCGCGGCATCCGCACGCACGACGGGCCGGCCACGCTCGCGGTCCGCACCCGCCCCCGCGACGGCGTGGTCCACGCCGAGGCCTGGGGCCCCGGCGCCGACCGGGCGCTCGACTCGCTGCCGGCGCTGCTCGGCGCGGACGACGACGTCAGCGGCTTCGACCCGGACCTGCACCCGCTGGTCGCCGAGGGCTGGCGCCGCTACGCGCACTGGCGGCTCGGCCGCACGGGCCTGGTGATGGAGTCGCTGGTCCCGGCGATCATCGAGCAGAAGGTCACCGGCCAGGAGGCGTTCGCCGGGTTCCGGATGCTCGTGCACCGGTACGGCGAGCGCGCCCCCGGCCCGGGCCACGACCGGAAGCTGTGGGTGCAGCCCGACCCGGCCACCCTGCGCCGGATCCCGTCGTGGGAGTGGCTGCGGCTGCACGTGGACCCGGCCCGCTCGCGGGCGCTCGTGTCCGCCGCCCGGGTCGCGGACGCGCTCGAGCGCACCGCCGGCCTGCCCGGCGAGGAGGTCGAGCGCCGGTTGACCAGCCTGCCCGGCATCGGCGTGTGGACCGCCGCCGAGGTGCGCCAGCGGGCCCACGGCGATCCGGACGCGGTGTCGTTCGGCGACTACCACGTCGCGAAGGACCTGGGCTGGGCGGTGGCCGGCCGGCCGTTCTCCGACGACGAGATGGCCGAGTTCCTCGAGCCCTGGCGACCGCACCGCGGCCGGGTGCCGGTGCTGGTCGCGCTGGTGGCCGGTCGGCGCGAGCGGCACGGGCCCCGGATGGCACCGCGGACCCACCTGCCGGCCCGGGTCATCCGGCGTCGAGGGACGTAA
- a CDS encoding 5'-3' exonuclease H3TH domain-containing protein, translating into MLDHGGRPAWALHGMLRQILEAIDRFAPDAVLFGLDDRRTSVREQAYPAYKAGRAEKDPALVDQLERAAGLLDALGMLTVTPDGLEADDVNASAATWAEQHGWSCVLITSDRDAFAHISEHTQVLRLISGGINGSPLLNPARLRTMYGVAAEHYLEYAALRGDPSDNLPGVPGIGEKIAPFLLSEMGSMRAVWADIDHCGGATLVATLDSYCEEVGRPRIGAAVLKKLATPAARERFEFNLAIMSGRTDLDLGLTPDLPGSPGLLPLHPDRVSRVVGHLGVAATTQLALRVLTEPPASAGAMG; encoded by the coding sequence CTGCTGGACCACGGCGGCCGGCCGGCCTGGGCGCTGCACGGCATGCTGCGCCAGATCCTCGAGGCGATCGACCGGTTCGCCCCGGACGCGGTGCTGTTCGGGCTCGACGACCGGCGCACGTCGGTGCGCGAGCAGGCCTACCCGGCGTACAAGGCCGGTCGCGCCGAGAAGGACCCGGCCCTCGTCGACCAGCTGGAGCGCGCGGCCGGGCTCCTGGACGCCCTCGGGATGCTGACCGTGACCCCGGACGGCCTCGAGGCCGACGACGTGAACGCCTCGGCGGCGACCTGGGCCGAGCAGCACGGCTGGAGCTGCGTGCTGATCACCTCCGACCGCGACGCGTTCGCGCACATCAGCGAGCACACCCAGGTGCTGCGGCTGATCAGCGGCGGGATCAACGGCTCGCCGCTGCTGAACCCGGCCCGGCTGCGGACCATGTACGGGGTCGCGGCCGAGCACTACCTGGAGTACGCCGCGCTCCGCGGCGACCCGAGCGACAACCTGCCGGGCGTGCCCGGCATCGGCGAGAAGATCGCGCCGTTCCTGCTCTCCGAGATGGGCTCGATGCGGGCCGTGTGGGCCGACATCGACCACTGCGGCGGCGCGACGCTGGTGGCGACCCTCGACTCCTACTGCGAGGAGGTCGGCCGGCCCCGGATCGGGGCCGCGGTGCTGAAGAAGCTGGCGACACCGGCCGCTCGGGAGCGCTTCGAGTTCAACCTCGCGATCATGTCCGGGCGCACCGACCTCGACCTCGGCCTGACCCCGGACCTGCCCGGCAGCCCCGGCCTGCTGCCGCTCCACCCGGACCGGGTCTCGCGGGTCGTCGGCCACCTCGGCGTCGCCGCGACCACCCAGCTGGCGCTCCGGGTGCTCACCGAGCCACCGGCGAGCGCCGGCGCGATGGGCTGA
- a CDS encoding App1 family protein: protein MSRLQRLVVDLERAWDAARLRRKGSGPPADFRIETYLGHGGPEGVVVRGRVLDDPPPTEAVEGEGVGAAVRRSLRQFVTAELPGVPLRVRVGDSVVEAVTDAEGYFVARLDPTTLAGPWADGRVELAREHRGLTDPHPTRVRVRVPGADAAFGVISDVDDTIIETGVQRVGLMLRQTFTGSALTRTPFPGAAELYRDLEAGSNPFFYVSSSPWNLHAFLLAFLEHRDFPLGPLLLRDLIGSRAGRARKHERIEEVLALHPGLRFVLIGDSGERDPQIYADVVAAHPGRILAVYIREVRLDPGDGRVERVSDSWAHDVPFVLAADSGAVRRHAASIGLL, encoded by the coding sequence GTGAGCCGGTTGCAGCGCCTCGTGGTCGACCTCGAGCGCGCCTGGGACGCGGCCCGGCTGCGGCGCAAGGGTTCGGGGCCGCCGGCGGACTTCCGGATCGAGACCTACCTGGGGCACGGCGGTCCCGAGGGGGTGGTCGTCCGCGGCCGGGTGCTCGACGACCCACCACCGACCGAGGCGGTGGAGGGGGAGGGCGTCGGTGCCGCCGTACGACGGAGCCTGCGGCAGTTCGTCACCGCCGAGCTGCCGGGGGTCCCGCTGCGGGTGCGCGTCGGGGACTCCGTCGTGGAGGCCGTCACGGACGCCGAGGGCTACTTCGTGGCCCGTCTCGATCCCACGACGCTGGCCGGACCCTGGGCGGACGGCCGGGTCGAGCTGGCGCGGGAGCACCGCGGCCTCACCGACCCGCACCCGACCCGCGTGCGGGTCCGGGTGCCCGGCGCGGACGCGGCGTTCGGGGTGATCTCGGACGTCGACGACACGATCATCGAGACCGGCGTCCAGCGGGTCGGGCTGATGCTGCGCCAGACGTTCACCGGATCGGCCCTGACGCGCACGCCGTTCCCGGGCGCCGCCGAGCTCTACCGCGACCTCGAGGCGGGGTCGAACCCGTTCTTCTACGTCTCCTCCAGCCCGTGGAATCTGCACGCGTTCTTGCTGGCCTTCCTCGAGCACCGCGACTTCCCGCTCGGGCCGCTGCTGCTGCGCGACCTGATCGGGAGTCGCGCGGGCCGGGCCCGCAAGCACGAGCGGATCGAGGAGGTGCTCGCGCTGCACCCCGGCTTGCGGTTCGTGCTGATCGGCGACTCCGGCGAGCGGGACCCACAGATCTACGCCGACGTCGTCGCCGCCCACCCCGGTCGGATCCTGGCCGTCTACATCCGCGAGGTCCGGCTCGACCCGGGCGACGGCCGGGTCGAGCGGGTCAGCGACTCCTGGGCGCACGACGTGCCGTTCGTGCTCGCCGCCGACAGCGGGGCGGTACGCCGCCACGCCGCCTCGATCGGGCTGCTGTGA